Proteins encoded together in one Neobacillus sp. FSL H8-0543 window:
- a CDS encoding FtsW/RodA/SpoVE family cell cycle protein — MDNSTKKVERFDWTLTLILFLFFLVSCVAIYSAQASEQYVGRNFLLMQIFWYLVGAAIISIAIFFDSYQYKRLSWYLYGFGIVLLIAILVAPESIAPIRNGAKSWFIIPKLGSIQPSEFVKTFLILALSRVAVQHQEKYLEKGFKTDFLLLIKLAVTTGLPIFFIMKQNDLGTSLVLLSILAGFILVSGITWKIILPIFSSGAALAVSLIYLVVYKPEILEKYLHVQEYKFNRIYAWLDPFNHSSSSGYHLLKSLSAIGSGLISGKGFGNREVYIPEGHTDFIFSIIGEEYGFVGGSIVIGLFFLLIYHLIKTALDTNDPFNTYVCTGIISMLTFHVFQNVGMTIQVLPITGIPLPFISYGGSSLMGNMFAMGIVYSIRYHHRNYMFTSSKSLSL; from the coding sequence ATGGACAATTCCACAAAAAAAGTTGAACGATTTGACTGGACGTTAACATTGATTTTGTTTCTTTTTTTCCTAGTTAGTTGTGTAGCCATATATAGTGCACAAGCTTCAGAACAATACGTTGGCAGGAATTTTTTATTGATGCAAATTTTCTGGTATCTCGTTGGTGCAGCTATTATTTCTATCGCAATTTTCTTTGATAGTTATCAGTACAAGCGGCTTTCCTGGTATTTGTATGGATTTGGCATTGTATTGCTTATTGCGATTCTCGTCGCACCTGAAAGTATTGCCCCCATCCGAAACGGTGCAAAAAGCTGGTTTATCATTCCAAAACTTGGTTCGATTCAACCTTCAGAATTTGTCAAAACCTTTTTGATTTTAGCGCTAAGCCGAGTTGCCGTACAGCATCAGGAAAAATACCTGGAGAAAGGATTCAAAACCGACTTCTTGCTATTAATAAAATTAGCTGTAACCACTGGTCTCCCTATTTTTTTCATTATGAAACAAAATGATTTAGGAACATCGTTAGTATTACTGTCGATATTAGCGGGCTTTATCTTAGTTTCGGGCATAACATGGAAAATCATTTTACCGATTTTTAGCTCTGGCGCTGCCCTTGCCGTTTCTTTGATTTATCTGGTCGTATACAAACCTGAAATTCTTGAAAAGTATCTTCATGTACAGGAATATAAATTTAATCGTATTTATGCTTGGCTTGACCCCTTTAACCATTCAAGCAGTTCTGGCTACCATCTGTTAAAATCTTTAAGTGCTATTGGTTCTGGTCTCATTTCAGGCAAAGGTTTTGGCAATCGGGAAGTATATATCCCTGAAGGGCATACCGACTTTATCTTTAGTATCATCGGCGAGGAATACGGCTTTGTCGGGGGCAGTATCGTAATTGGCCTCTTCTTTCTATTAATCTACCATTTAATCAAGACGGCTTTAGACACAAATGACCCCTTTAATACATATGTTTGTACCGGAATTATAAGTATGCTGACCTTCCATGTCTTCCAAAATGTTGGGATGACTATCCAAGTGTTGCCGATTACAGGAATTCCATTACCATTTATTAGCTATGGCGGCAGTTCGTTAATGGGCAATATGTTTGCAATGGGCATCGTCTACAGCATCCGCTATCATCATCGCAATTACATGTTTACCTCCAGTAAATCCTTGAGTTTATAG
- the mgtE gene encoding magnesium transporter — protein MIKDMSQDELTLHIIKILKENKKDEFKAFLEELQPYDIAKIYEDLPEKHKARYLLYLNFDMLADLMEELDKEEQLEVLNKLGIEKSSKVLDLMDNDDLALLLNELSPEKKDSLLSGMKIEESKAVSDILNYPPETAGRIMTNRFVWIRNNYTIREAIDKLKTFAEFAESINYLYVVDEERKLVGVVSYRDLLLGDLSEKIKDIMYERVIAVNVTTDQEVVAQMTERYDFLAMPVVDDDNILVGIVTVDDVLDVVIQEANEDIEKLSATGKSIDFETKTLVAAARRLPWLILLLFIGLISGKIISSFENTLDQVVAIAFFMPMIAGMTGNTGTQSLAVVVRGLISHDINKGVIVRLISRELGVGVTIGLTCAILISIIAYFWQGSLVLGAVVGCSLFFTLIIGTLAGTIIPLILFRLNIDPAVASGPLITTINDIFSLLTYFGIATMFLKYLM, from the coding sequence ATGATTAAAGATATGTCACAAGATGAACTTACTCTCCATATTATAAAAATTTTAAAAGAAAACAAAAAAGACGAATTTAAGGCTTTTCTCGAAGAACTCCAGCCTTATGATATAGCAAAGATTTACGAGGATTTACCTGAAAAACATAAAGCACGATATCTTTTATATTTAAATTTCGATATGCTTGCTGACCTCATGGAGGAACTCGATAAAGAAGAACAACTTGAAGTATTAAATAAACTTGGCATCGAGAAGTCTAGTAAAGTACTCGATTTAATGGACAACGATGACTTAGCACTATTATTAAATGAATTATCTCCTGAGAAAAAGGATTCGCTCCTTTCAGGAATGAAAATAGAAGAGTCAAAAGCCGTAAGTGATATCCTGAATTATCCGCCAGAAACGGCCGGGAGAATTATGACTAACCGGTTTGTGTGGATTCGCAATAACTACACCATTAGGGAAGCAATAGATAAGTTAAAGACATTTGCCGAGTTTGCTGAGTCGATTAATTATTTGTATGTTGTCGATGAAGAACGAAAACTAGTTGGCGTTGTCTCCTACAGAGATTTACTATTAGGAGACCTTAGTGAAAAGATCAAAGACATCATGTATGAGCGCGTGATAGCAGTAAACGTGACCACCGACCAAGAAGTGGTCGCTCAGATGACAGAACGATATGACTTTCTGGCCATGCCAGTTGTAGATGATGATAATATCCTTGTCGGAATCGTAACGGTTGATGATGTCCTTGACGTTGTCATACAGGAAGCAAATGAAGATATCGAAAAGCTATCCGCAACAGGAAAATCGATTGACTTTGAAACAAAGACATTAGTTGCTGCCGCTAGACGGCTCCCCTGGTTAATCTTGCTTTTATTTATCGGTCTCATATCTGGAAAAATTATTAGCAGTTTTGAAAATACACTCGATCAGGTTGTTGCGATTGCTTTCTTTATGCCGATGATTGCCGGAATGACTGGAAACACTGGAACGCAATCGCTTGCGGTTGTTGTCAGAGGACTCATTTCCCATGATATCAATAAAGGAGTCATTGTTCGATTAATTTCACGTGAGCTCGGGGTTGGAGTCACGATTGGCCTTACCTGTGCGATACTGATATCTATCATCGCATATTTTTGGCAAGGAAGCCTTGTTTTAGGTGCTGTTGTCGGCTGTTCGCTATTTTTTACGCTTATTATCGGAACGCTTGCAGGAACCATCATACCGTTGATTTTATTTCGTTTAAATATAGACCCTGCCGTCGCCTCTGGTCCTTTAATAACAACTATCAATGACATCTTTTCCTTGCTCACTTACTTTGGGATTGCCACCATGTTTCTAAAATACCTCATGTAG
- a CDS encoding D-alanine--D-alanine ligase: MKTKIGLLYGGKSAEHKVSLQTALAVIGALDLEKFEIHPIYINEEGQWIKGPQLTGPVENVSALGFSGDNQVSTLSLAPALFHSGTQANEPLDVIFPLLHGPNGEDGTVQGLLELLNLPYVGNGVLASAAGMDKVMMKNVFAQAGLAQVNYLAFIKSEWEKEKATVYTKVEQELGYPCFVKPANLGSSVGISKCSNQSELEAAFIEAFQFDRKVIIEEGVVAREIEVGILGNDEPECSVPGEIVAKKDFYDYKAKYEDGDTAMIIPADVTDTEYQHIKEMAIKAFKALDCSGLVRADFFLTKDGRALINEVNTMPGFTPFSMFPLLWKHTGVEYPQLIERLVNLAKERHTQKQNIKYTF; encoded by the coding sequence ATGAAAACAAAAATTGGTTTATTATACGGAGGTAAATCTGCCGAACATAAAGTATCCTTACAAACGGCTCTTGCTGTTATTGGGGCACTGGATCTTGAAAAATTTGAAATACATCCGATTTACATAAATGAAGAAGGTCAATGGATCAAAGGACCACAACTAACTGGCCCAGTTGAAAACGTAAGTGCACTAGGGTTTTCTGGCGATAATCAGGTCTCAACATTATCTTTAGCACCAGCACTTTTTCACTCCGGCACACAAGCGAACGAGCCGTTGGATGTCATTTTTCCGCTATTGCATGGTCCGAATGGGGAAGATGGAACAGTACAAGGATTACTTGAGCTGTTAAACCTTCCTTATGTCGGTAATGGAGTGCTTGCCTCCGCGGCTGGTATGGATAAGGTTATGATGAAGAATGTATTTGCGCAAGCGGGACTTGCGCAAGTGAATTACCTTGCCTTTATTAAAAGTGAATGGGAGAAAGAGAAAGCAACTGTTTATACAAAAGTGGAACAAGAGCTAGGATACCCATGTTTTGTAAAGCCGGCTAATTTGGGCTCAAGCGTGGGGATCAGTAAGTGTTCTAATCAATCTGAATTAGAGGCTGCCTTTATAGAGGCCTTCCAGTTTGACCGTAAAGTCATTATTGAAGAAGGTGTGGTCGCTCGTGAAATTGAGGTTGGTATTCTCGGTAATGATGAACCGGAATGCTCTGTCCCTGGCGAAATTGTTGCGAAGAAGGACTTTTATGATTATAAAGCGAAATATGAAGATGGCGATACAGCGATGATTATTCCAGCGGATGTAACGGATACGGAATATCAACATATTAAAGAGATGGCAATAAAGGCCTTTAAAGCACTCGATTGCTCTGGTCTTGTCCGCGCAGACTTCTTCCTGACTAAGGATGGAAGGGCACTAATCAATGAAGTAAATACCATGCCGGGTTTTACCCCATTTAGCATGTTCCCGCTTTTATGGAAGCATACAGGGGTTGAATATCCGCAATTGATTGAACGTCTGGTCAACCTGGCAAAAGAAAGACATACCCAAAAACAAAATATAAAATATACTTTTTAA
- the murF gene encoding UDP-N-acetylmuramoyl-tripeptide--D-alanyl-D-alanine ligase: MIKRTLKQVSEMVSAKNEISSFAETMITGVSIDSRDIAQGNLFIPFKGEQSDGHKYVEDSIRKGAAAALWQSDVPNPPSHLPILIVDDCLEALQELARKYRNELAVKVVGITGSNGKTTTKDMTAGLLATKYKVKKTAGNFNNQIGLPLTVLDMDEDTEIAVLEMGMSGRGEIEFLTKLARPDAVVITNIGESHLLDLGSREGIAEAKLEILQGLDDGGLAVLNGDEPLLMERIHQHKGNVKVQTFGRNNTNDLYPTDIIQLDQGNRFKINSTAESFELPVLGTHNIMNALAAMLIARYFSVPFEKMNEGLANLKLTNMRMELVEGQNGEKIINDAYNASPTSMMAAIELVSNLKVYERRILVLGDMLELGPQEEQYHLQIGEGLHEDKVDLLFTYGPLGLHIAKGARKTLGEQRVFAYTDKSELITQLKQHVNDKTLVLVKASRGMRLEEIVQSLQKK, from the coding sequence ATGATAAAAAGAACATTAAAACAGGTCTCCGAGATGGTTTCAGCAAAAAATGAGATATCTTCATTTGCTGAAACAATGATTACGGGTGTTTCCATTGACTCTAGGGATATTGCACAGGGTAATTTGTTTATTCCTTTTAAAGGGGAACAGTCTGATGGCCATAAATATGTAGAGGATTCGATTCGAAAGGGAGCGGCGGCAGCCTTGTGGCAGAGTGATGTTCCTAATCCCCCGTCACATTTACCGATTTTGATTGTCGATGACTGTTTGGAGGCTTTGCAGGAACTAGCCAGAAAGTACCGAAATGAACTTGCTGTAAAGGTTGTGGGGATTACTGGAAGTAATGGAAAAACAACCACAAAAGATATGACTGCTGGCTTGCTTGCAACAAAGTATAAGGTCAAAAAAACAGCAGGCAATTTTAATAATCAGATTGGACTTCCTTTGACTGTACTAGATATGGATGAGGATACCGAAATAGCTGTCTTAGAAATGGGGATGAGTGGAAGAGGAGAGATTGAATTTCTCACAAAGCTTGCTCGCCCTGATGCAGTTGTGATAACAAATATTGGAGAATCACACCTACTTGACCTTGGATCAAGAGAGGGGATTGCAGAAGCAAAGCTTGAAATTTTGCAAGGACTGGACGATGGCGGCTTGGCCGTGCTGAATGGTGATGAGCCACTCTTAATGGAACGAATTCATCAGCATAAAGGAAATGTAAAAGTTCAAACGTTTGGAAGAAACAATACAAATGATCTTTATCCAACGGACATAATACAATTAGATCAAGGCAACCGCTTCAAAATTAACAGCACCGCCGAAAGTTTTGAACTACCGGTTCTAGGAACTCATAATATTATGAATGCACTTGCGGCCATGCTGATTGCCAGATATTTTTCGGTACCCTTTGAAAAAATGAATGAGGGCTTAGCTAACCTTAAACTAACCAACATGCGAATGGAACTTGTTGAAGGGCAGAACGGTGAAAAAATTATTAATGATGCCTATAATGCAAGTCCTACATCGATGATGGCAGCGATTGAATTAGTTTCAAACCTTAAAGTATACGAACGGAGAATCCTTGTTCTCGGCGATATGCTGGAACTCGGTCCACAGGAAGAACAATACCATCTGCAAATTGGTGAAGGCTTGCATGAGGATAAAGTGGATTTGCTTTTTACCTACGGACCCTTAGGGCTGCATATTGCTAAAGGGGCAAGAAAAACATTAGGAGAGCAGAGAGTTTTTGCTTATACTGATAAGTCAGAGCTAATTACCCAATTAAAGCAGCATGTAAATGATAAAACATTAGTTCTTGTCAAGGCTTCAAGAGGCATGCGATTAGAGGAAATTGTGCAGTCCTTACAAAAGAAATAA
- a CDS encoding alpha/beta fold hydrolase, whose protein sequence is MIGCLCIHGFTGSPYEVEPLAEYLNKHTDWVFSVPTLPGHGDILSLKGIHYQQWIGHAEEELKKLIDTCDRVYVIGFSMGGMIASLLAAMYPVDKLVLLSAAAYYLNPKQMASEIKSMILDTFKGNLNNNELFLRYKRKIKGTPITAALQFRRLVSYIKPLLPQIETPTLIAQGECDGIVPPKSAEYLYRTINAKTKRLTYIKDSNHHICHCEEKDALFSQVFDFLMDGTSG, encoded by the coding sequence ATGATTGGCTGCTTATGTATTCATGGCTTTACAGGTTCACCATATGAAGTGGAACCCTTGGCAGAGTATTTAAATAAGCATACGGATTGGGTATTTAGTGTTCCGACGCTCCCAGGTCATGGTGATATTCTTTCTTTGAAAGGTATCCATTATCAACAATGGATTGGACATGCGGAGGAAGAATTAAAAAAGCTGATTGATACATGTGATAGGGTTTATGTGATAGGTTTTTCTATGGGAGGAATGATTGCTAGCCTGCTTGCAGCTATGTATCCTGTGGACAAGCTTGTACTTCTTAGCGCGGCAGCATATTATTTGAATCCTAAACAAATGGCCAGTGAAATTAAATCAATGATCCTTGACACGTTCAAAGGTAATTTGAATAACAATGAATTGTTTTTGCGCTATAAACGAAAAATAAAAGGAACACCTATTACGGCAGCATTGCAATTCCGCAGACTTGTCTCTTATATCAAACCTCTTCTGCCGCAAATAGAAACACCAACATTGATTGCGCAGGGTGAGTGTGATGGGATTGTACCGCCCAAAAGTGCTGAATACTTATACCGAACAATTAATGCAAAAACAAAACGGCTTACCTATATAAAGGATTCAAACCATCATATTTGCCACTGTGAGGAAAAGGATGCCCTATTTTCCCAGGTTTTTGACTTTTTGATGGACGGTACTTCTGGTTAG
- a CDS encoding DEAD/DEAH box helicase: MTKFEDLGLSQATLQAVLKMGFEEATPIQAETIPMGLQNKDLIGQAQTGTGKTAAFGIPLVEKVDVSRDAIQGIIIAPTRELAIQVSEELYKIGSGKRVRVLSIYGGQDISRQIRSLKKFPHIIVGTPGRVLDHINRKTMRLDTVNTVILDEADEMLNMGFIEDIESILASTPSERQTLLFSATMPGPIQRMAEKFMKDPQIVRVKTKEMTVPAIEQRYLEVIEKNKFDVLTRLLDIQSPELAIIFGRTKRRVDELSEALTLRGYSAEGIHGDLSQAKRMSVLRKFKEGSIDVLVATDVAARGLDISGVTHVYNFDIPQDPESYVHRIGRTGRAGKSGMALTFFTPREKSYLAVLERTTKSKMVRMTAPTLDEALEGQQRAVVDKIVATIDSNNLQYYKAAAQELLEENDASTVIAAVLKMLVKEPDTTPIKLTEEQSPQRRDRKPQDRDRDRSRGRRDDNRSYDSSRGRKKGPVKPRTGEKRTSSSKPRTFNK, from the coding sequence TTGACAAAGTTCGAAGATTTAGGCCTAAGTCAGGCCACTTTACAAGCTGTTCTCAAAATGGGTTTTGAGGAAGCTACACCAATCCAAGCAGAAACAATTCCAATGGGCTTACAAAATAAGGATTTGATCGGGCAAGCTCAAACAGGAACTGGTAAAACAGCTGCATTTGGTATCCCTTTAGTTGAAAAGGTTGACGTGAGCAGAGATGCAATTCAGGGAATCATCATCGCGCCAACGCGTGAGCTTGCGATTCAAGTATCGGAAGAGCTTTATAAAATTGGCTCTGGAAAAAGAGTTCGCGTCTTATCTATCTATGGTGGCCAAGATATTAGCCGCCAAATTCGCTCATTAAAGAAATTCCCGCATATTATTGTAGGTACTCCAGGGCGCGTTTTGGATCATATCAACAGAAAAACAATGCGTCTTGATACGGTTAACACCGTTATTCTGGATGAGGCGGATGAAATGTTAAACATGGGATTCATCGAAGACATTGAATCCATTCTTGCTTCAACACCGTCTGAGCGTCAAACATTACTTTTCTCAGCAACAATGCCGGGACCGATTCAAAGAATGGCAGAAAAGTTTATGAAGGACCCGCAAATTGTACGAGTTAAGACAAAAGAAATGACAGTACCAGCGATTGAACAACGTTACCTTGAAGTAATCGAAAAGAATAAATTTGATGTGTTAACACGTCTTCTTGATATTCAATCACCTGAGTTGGCGATTATTTTCGGACGGACGAAACGCCGTGTAGATGAATTATCTGAAGCTTTAACATTAAGAGGATATTCTGCAGAAGGAATCCATGGTGATTTAAGTCAGGCAAAACGTATGTCTGTCCTTCGTAAATTTAAAGAAGGTTCCATTGATGTACTTGTAGCTACAGATGTAGCAGCTAGAGGTCTGGACATTTCTGGGGTTACTCATGTGTACAATTTTGATATTCCACAGGATCCAGAAAGCTATGTCCACCGTATTGGTCGTACAGGACGTGCTGGTAAATCAGGAATGGCACTAACATTCTTTACCCCTCGTGAAAAATCTTATCTTGCTGTATTAGAAAGAACGACGAAAAGTAAGATGGTAAGAATGACAGCACCAACGCTTGATGAAGCATTAGAAGGTCAACAACGTGCAGTTGTCGACAAAATTGTTGCAACGATTGACTCGAATAACCTTCAATATTATAAAGCAGCGGCTCAAGAACTTCTTGAAGAAAATGATGCATCAACCGTTATTGCGGCTGTTTTAAAAATGTTAGTTAAAGAACCAGATACGACACCAATCAAGCTTACGGAGGAACAATCTCCGCAAAGAAGAGATAGAAAGCCGCAAGACCGTGATCGTGATCGTAGTAGAGGAAGAAGAGATGATAATAGAAGCTACGATTCTTCTCGCGGACGTAAAAAGGGACCGGTTAAGCCAAGAACAGGTGAAAAGCGTACCTCGTCAAGTAAACCAAGAACATTTAATAAATAA
- a CDS encoding PH domain-containing protein → MNLEPKKRISAEALKVWKISGAILVTVGWSLAATAIFIIHIFDWPVWISAALIIFGIFELLLLVFILPSLKWKRWRYEVREEEIELQRGIFIQTRTLIPMIRVQHVDTVQGPLLRRYRLASVIINTAATAHEIPALEESEAEELRTFISNLARVADEDV, encoded by the coding sequence TTGAATTTAGAGCCTAAAAAGCGAATTTCAGCCGAAGCGCTAAAGGTGTGGAAAATCTCTGGAGCGATTTTGGTTACAGTCGGCTGGAGTTTAGCGGCGACAGCTATTTTTATCATACATATTTTTGATTGGCCCGTTTGGATTTCAGCTGCTCTTATTATTTTTGGGATATTTGAATTATTATTACTTGTCTTTATATTACCTTCACTCAAGTGGAAACGTTGGAGATATGAAGTGCGTGAAGAGGAGATTGAACTCCAACGGGGGATATTTATTCAAACGAGAACCTTGATTCCGATGATCCGAGTCCAGCATGTAGATACCGTACAGGGGCCGCTTTTACGCAGGTATCGTTTAGCTTCTGTGATTATTAATACCGCAGCGACAGCTCATGAAATTCCTGCCCTGGAAGAAAGTGAAGCAGAAGAATTACGAACCTTTATTTCTAACTTAGCAAGGGTGGCGGATGAGGATGTTTGA
- a CDS encoding PH domain-containing protein: MFEPKRLHPIFIVINIGKRIKDLLFTFIALFFIGNKGNGGWIFLLGAAAIAVTVIIVMSVFSWLRYTYRLEQGELRIEYGVFVRKKRYIPFERIQSLDISEGLLQRMFGMVKLQIETAGGSGQDEAEAVLAAISKEEARIIQEYVAAAKQSTPRASDNLEAAIDSQTVYKITPSQLIVLSLTSGGVGVVISAVLAFLSQIDDLIPYGKIFRGIETWIVSNTIIVIAVMIFIGLLLAWIIALIGTMLKYANFTVTKTEHDLVISQGLLERRQITIPLKRIQAIRINENIVRQLLGLGTVFVESAGGSAKNQEGSKVMLLPLVKMNQIAPILEPFITDYQLNNSFTPVPERARVRYLFRNSYWTIPIVLASLFFWKVWGLLSLILLGMVLIWAVMEYKDAGWIISGQQLSLRYRTIVRTTVHMKKNKIQSLDIRESYFQKKKNLATIEAFVKVGFGGSGGKVLDLEQNDVKKVYSWYSRK; this comes from the coding sequence ATGTTTGAGCCGAAACGACTGCATCCGATCTTCATTGTTATTAATATTGGTAAGAGGATTAAGGATCTTCTATTTACCTTCATTGCCTTGTTTTTTATTGGGAATAAAGGAAATGGGGGCTGGATTTTCCTATTGGGTGCTGCAGCCATTGCGGTTACAGTCATTATAGTTATGAGTGTTTTTTCGTGGTTAAGATATACCTATCGGCTGGAGCAAGGGGAGCTTAGGATCGAGTATGGTGTTTTCGTTAGGAAAAAACGATATATTCCTTTTGAACGGATTCAAAGCCTTGATATCTCTGAAGGCTTATTACAGCGTATGTTTGGAATGGTTAAGCTTCAAATTGAAACAGCTGGCGGAAGCGGACAAGATGAGGCAGAGGCGGTTCTAGCAGCAATCTCTAAAGAAGAGGCGCGGATTATTCAGGAATATGTAGCAGCGGCCAAACAGTCAACCCCTCGTGCTTCAGATAATCTAGAAGCGGCAATTGATAGCCAGACCGTCTATAAAATCACTCCCTCTCAATTAATTGTCTTGTCACTTACATCAGGCGGAGTAGGAGTTGTTATTTCAGCGGTGCTAGCATTTCTTTCGCAAATAGATGATTTGATTCCTTATGGAAAAATTTTTCGGGGAATTGAAACTTGGATAGTGAGCAATACGATTATCGTCATCGCTGTCATGATATTTATAGGATTGCTACTTGCTTGGATTATTGCGCTCATTGGAACAATGCTTAAATATGCAAACTTCACTGTCACTAAAACAGAACATGATTTAGTTATATCTCAAGGACTGCTTGAAAGAAGGCAGATTACGATACCGTTAAAACGAATTCAAGCCATTCGAATTAATGAAAATATTGTTCGTCAGCTTCTTGGTCTTGGGACTGTTTTTGTTGAAAGCGCAGGAGGGTCGGCCAAAAACCAAGAGGGTTCTAAGGTGATGCTCTTGCCTTTGGTTAAAATGAATCAGATTGCCCCGATTTTAGAACCGTTTATTACGGATTACCAATTGAATAACAGCTTTACTCCTGTTCCTGAAAGGGCGAGAGTTCGCTATCTTTTTCGCAACAGCTATTGGACGATTCCGATCGTTTTAGCTTCCTTGTTTTTTTGGAAAGTATGGGGACTTCTCTCTTTGATCCTTTTAGGAATGGTTTTGATTTGGGCTGTGATGGAATACAAAGATGCGGGTTGGATTATTTCAGGACAGCAGTTGAGTCTTCGTTACCGTACAATTGTTAGAACAACCGTTCATATGAAGAAAAACAAAATTCAAAGTTTAGATATAAGGGAAAGCTATTTTCAAAAGAAAAAGAACTTAGCCACAATTGAGGCATTTGTGAAGGTAGGTTTTGGCGGTTCCGGCGGAAAGGTGCTGGACCTTGAACAAAATGATGTAAAAAAGGTCTATTCATGGTATTCGAGGAAATAA
- a CDS encoding rhomboid family intramembrane serine protease: protein MFTRTENFKEFIRFYPIVSTIIAIHFALYLFTVLPFFPNYWFFATFSGVNLYIMEGEIWRLITPIFMHSGFAHVLFNSFSLVLFGPALEQMLGRGKFLFVYLGAGIIANIATLLLEPLPYIHVGSSGAIFGLFGYYISIIIFRKNMLSQQNSQIILTLCGLGLVMTFLQPNINITAHLFGLLGGFLLGAVPYYNTKDLSSSVSGTTSWASSQRKNISFQSPLKIIIWAVILILVLLGLFFR from the coding sequence ATGTTTACTAGAACGGAGAATTTCAAAGAATTTATCCGCTTTTATCCCATTGTTTCTACTATTATTGCCATCCATTTTGCCCTATATCTTTTCACAGTCTTACCATTCTTCCCAAATTACTGGTTTTTCGCGACATTTTCAGGAGTTAATCTTTATATTATGGAAGGAGAAATTTGGAGGCTCATAACCCCCATTTTTATGCATAGCGGCTTTGCTCATGTATTATTCAATAGTTTCTCCCTAGTTCTTTTCGGACCAGCGTTAGAGCAGATGCTCGGGAGAGGAAAATTTTTGTTTGTCTATCTCGGGGCCGGAATCATCGCCAATATAGCCACTCTGCTTCTTGAACCTTTACCCTATATCCACGTTGGTTCCAGCGGTGCCATTTTTGGATTGTTTGGTTACTATATAAGCATTATTATTTTCAGAAAAAATATGCTGTCTCAGCAAAACTCACAAATTATTCTTACGCTATGCGGACTAGGTTTAGTTATGACCTTCCTCCAGCCTAATATTAATATTACCGCTCATTTATTTGGCCTACTAGGCGGCTTTTTACTTGGTGCAGTACCTTATTATAATACAAAAGACCTCTCTTCCTCGGTGAGTGGCACAACGAGCTGGGCTAGCAGCCAAAGAAAGAATATCAGCTTTCAATCACCTTTGAAGATCATCATTTGGGCAGTTATTCTCATATTAGTCCTCTTAGGTTTATTTTTTAGATAA
- the acpS gene encoding holo-ACP synthase, with translation MIKGIGIDIIELSRIEEIVSRQKKLIDRILTQGEKEIFEELSERRRIEFLAGRFAAKEAYSKANGTGIGKELSFLDIEIKSDSSGKPYFIKPLTKAHLSISHSREYVVAQVIIEEK, from the coding sequence ATGATTAAAGGAATTGGTATTGATATTATTGAACTATCAAGAATAGAGGAGATAGTATCTAGGCAAAAGAAATTAATTGACCGAATACTTACACAGGGGGAAAAAGAAATATTTGAAGAACTTTCTGAACGTAGAAGGATTGAGTTTTTAGCAGGCAGGTTTGCTGCTAAGGAGGCCTATTCAAAGGCAAATGGAACAGGAATTGGCAAGGAGTTATCCTTTTTAGATATTGAAATAAAGTCAGATTCTTCAGGAAAACCCTATTTTATAAAACCGTTAACAAAGGCGCATTTATCTATCTCCCATAGTAGAGAGTATGTCGTAGCCCAAGTCATTATTGAAGAGAAATAG